The genomic DNA GGATCAGGAATACGAAGGCATTGTGCGTCAGCTGATGACCTACATGATGGAAGATTCCCGCACTATTCCAAGCGTCCTGACAGCGCTGTTTTGCGCGCGCTCCATCGAACGTATCGGCGACCGTTGCCAGAACATTTGCGAATACATTTTCTATTTCGTGAAAGGGCAGGATTTCCGTCACGTGGGCGGCGATGAGCTGGATAAGCTGCTGGCGGGTAAAGATCCGAAAGAGTAATACACCGAAATGCCCGGTGGCGCTGCGCTTACCGGGCCTGTGAAAGCCTTGTAGGCCGGATAAGCGTTAGCGCCATCCGGCTTTGTTTTGTCAGCGTGTAATATCCCAGCCGCGCGCTTTCCACAGCGCTGGCAGTTCCGATAACGCGTTAAACGTCGTCACTTTCGGGTGATCAATCGGCGGGTTGTGCGGGTCGGCACAGAAGTAAAACACCTCCATCCCTGCCGCGACGCCGGATTGCGCTCCTGCGCTGGAATCATCCACCAGAATGCAGTTTTCCGGGTTTACGTTCATCGCCTTTGCCGCATGGAACATCAGCGCCGGATCAGGCTTCCAGCGCTGAATATCGTAGCCGCTGAACAGTTTTTCCGGGAAATGGTGCAGCATGCCGGTTTTTCCCAACGAATGCTGCATTTTACTGACCGGGCCATTAGACACGACGCACATCGGAACGGTAACCGCATCCAGCAATGCATTTGCCCCCGCAATGACCTCCAGTTCGCTGTCAAACAGGCGTGCGACCTCGGCGCGGTAGAGCGGTTCTAAATCCGCTTTTTGCAGATTCACCCCGTGTTCGGCGTTGATCGTATCGATGATTTCGTAGAGCTTCACGCCCTTAAAGCGTTTAAAAACCTCTTCGAGATCAAGGGTAATGCCCATCTGCTTAAACATATAAACATAGGCGCGGGAACAAATCACTTCACTGTCGACCAGCGTACCATCACAGTCGAAAAATACCGCTTCAATGTTGGTCATGCCGTTTCCTGTTATAACAAGTTTATCGTTTACCTGATGAAAATTGCGCAACGCAATCGTTGCCGTATAAGAAAAACCAATAAAAAAAGTGCGAGTTAATCCTCCCTATTGTCGCATTTTGGGGTAGGATAGCGACGAATTTTCCCTCCTTTGCTCGGAACCAGAAGATGAGTCAACAACACACTACCCAGGCCTCTGGTCAGGGACTGCTTGAGCGCGTGTTCAAACTGCGCGAACACGGGACATCGGCACGCACCGAAGTCATCGCCGGCTTTACCACTTTCCTGACGATGGTTTACATCGTTTTTGTTAACCCGCAAATTCTTGGCGCCGCGGGAATGGATACCAGCGCCGTGTTTGTGACTACGTGTCTTATCGCTGCCTTCGGCAGCATCCTGATGGGCCTGTTTGCCAATCTGCCCGTAGCGCTGGCGCCCGCGATGGGGCTTAACGCTTTCTTCGCGTTTGTCGTTGTCGGTGCGATGGGCCTGCCGTGGCAGGTCGGGATGGGCGCGATTTTCTGGGGGGCGGTGGGTCTGCTGCTGCTGACCATTTTCCGCATCCGCTATTGGATGATCGCCAATATCCCTGTCAGCCTGCGCGTTGGCATCACCAGCGGTATCGGCCTGTTCATCGGCATGATGGGGCTGAAAAACGCCG from Trabulsiella odontotermitis includes the following:
- the yieH gene encoding 6-phosphogluconate phosphatase, which translates into the protein MTNIEAVFFDCDGTLVDSEVICSRAYVYMFKQMGITLDLEEVFKRFKGVKLYEIIDTINAEHGVNLQKADLEPLYRAEVARLFDSELEVIAGANALLDAVTVPMCVVSNGPVSKMQHSLGKTGMLHHFPEKLFSGYDIQRWKPDPALMFHAAKAMNVNPENCILVDDSSAGAQSGVAAGMEVFYFCADPHNPPIDHPKVTTFNALSELPALWKARGWDITR